Genomic segment of Syntrophorhabdaceae bacterium:
AGACCGTTAAAGAAATTCTTCATGTGAAAGGACACGAGGTTTGGTCAATATCACCATATGTAACTATGTTTGAAGCGCTGAAGCGTATGGCTGAAAAGGAGGTAGGCGCGCTCGTTGTTATCGATGGTGGTCGGGCAGTTGGGATCGTTACAGAAAGGGACTACGCAAGAAAGCTCGTCCTCCATGGAAAGTCATCGAAGGATACAAATATAAAAGAGATTATGGCTACAAAGCTGTATTCTGTAAAACTTGAAGACCCTGTTGACCATTGCGTCAAACTCATGGTGGCAAAACATGTCAGGCATCTTCTTGTATATGACGGTGCAAAATTAACCGGTATCCTGTCTCTCAAGGATCTGGCAAAAACCCTTATACCGGGAGGA
This window contains:
- a CDS encoding CBS domain-containing protein, which produces MQTVKEILHVKGHEVWSISPYVTMFEALKRMAEKEVGALVVIDGGRAVGIVTERDYARKLVLHGKSSKDTNIKEIMATKLYSVKLEDPVDHCVKLMVAKHVRHLLVYDGAKLTGILSLKDLAKTLIPGGENWASPSVMDT